The Pseudomonadota bacterium genomic interval TGCTCGGCTACACCCTGAATCACGTGCTCGGCATCCCCTACGACATGACCCAGGACCCTTTCGCTGCCTGGGTCACGGTCATCGCAATGGACGTCTGGCACTGGACGTCACTCGTCGTGCTGCTCGCGTACGCGGGCCTCGTGTCGATTCCGGACGCCTACTACCAGGCGGCCAAGATCGACGGGGCCTCCAACTGGGCGGTGTTCCGGTACATCCAGTTGCCGAAGATGAAGAACGTGCTGACGATCGCGATCCTGTTGCGCTTCATGGACTCGTTCAACATCTACACCGAGCCCTTCGTGCTGACCGGTGGCGGACCGGGTAACGCGACCACCTTCCTCTCGATCGACCTCGTCAAGATCGCGCTCGGTCAGTTCGACCTCGGCCCGGCCGCGGCGATGAGCCTGATCTACTTCGCGATCACGCTGCTGGTGTCCTGGCTGTTCTACACCCTGATGAACCGGGAGAACCTCAACGACTACAAGGAGGTCGAGCACTGATGCAGAAGCGTTCGATTGTCCCGATCGTCTACATCGTCTTTCTGATGTTGCCGATCTACTGGCTCGTGACCATGAGCTTCAAGCCGACCAACGAGATCCTCGCGGGTTTCTCGCTGTTTCCGCAGACTTTCACGAC includes:
- a CDS encoding sugar ABC transporter permease, whose product is MKTENQKAWFFVLPVLLLVAFNALIPMMTVVNYSVQETFGNNQFFWEGLTWFEQILNSERFHNALGRQFMFTALILIIEVPLGIAIALSMPRRGVWVSVCLVLMSLPMLIPWNVVGAMWNIFALPDIGLLGYTLNHVLGIPYDMTQDPFAAWVTVIAMDVWHWTSLVVLLAYAGLVSIPDAYYQAAKIDGASNWAVFRYIQLPKMKNVLTIAILLRFMDSFNIYTEPFVLTGGGPGNATTFLSIDLVKIALGQFDLGPAAAMSLIYFAITLLVSWLFYTLMNRENLNDYKEVEH